From a region of the Rhodococcus sp. 4CII genome:
- a CDS encoding carboxymuconolactone decarboxylase family protein: MPRLREVPRAEVTDEKILFFYDRLFGPDRDPAVDHGTIHATPGDWWTVFAQSPDVFRHAVRGFSLYRNATVDPLLRELGQSRAGYARGSQFVFSQHCKQMRSLGMDEEKIAAVPHWQISDRFSELERAVLAYTDSLVYDGGRVPDEVFAVLKANLADSEILQLTYITCLYDMHATMCRALRLEFDDRPEPVAEVEIPAGVEVRDLSADLSG; the protein is encoded by the coding sequence GTGCCCCGCCTTCGTGAGGTCCCCCGTGCCGAAGTGACCGACGAGAAGATCCTCTTCTTCTACGACCGGCTGTTCGGGCCCGACCGAGATCCTGCCGTCGATCACGGCACCATCCATGCCACTCCCGGCGACTGGTGGACCGTGTTCGCCCAGTCGCCGGACGTGTTCCGGCACGCTGTCCGCGGCTTTTCGCTCTACCGCAACGCCACGGTGGACCCGCTCCTGCGTGAACTGGGGCAGAGCCGGGCCGGGTATGCGCGCGGAAGCCAGTTCGTCTTCTCCCAGCACTGCAAGCAGATGCGCTCTCTCGGAATGGACGAGGAGAAGATTGCGGCCGTCCCGCACTGGCAGATCAGTGACCGTTTCTCCGAACTCGAGCGGGCCGTGCTGGCCTACACCGACAGTCTCGTCTACGACGGCGGCCGGGTGCCGGACGAAGTGTTCGCGGTCCTGAAGGCCAACCTGGCGGACTCCGAGATCCTGCAGCTGACGTACATCACCTGCCTCTACGACATGCACGCGACCATGTGCCGCGCCCTCCGCCTCGAATTCGACGACCGACCCGAACCGGTCGCCGAGGTCGAGATCCCCGCCGGTGTGGAGGTCCGCGATCTCTCCGCCGATCTGTCCGGGTGA
- the tsf gene encoding translation elongation factor Ts — MANYTAADVKRLRELTGSGMMACKNALAEAEGDFDKAVEQLRIKGAKDVGKRAERTTAEGLVVSKDGVLLELDCETDFVAKNEDFLKLAESIVTVAAAAKPADVDALKALELDGKTVDTVIQEQSAKIGEKLVLSKIASFDGPVAVYLHKRSADLPPAVGVLVEYTGEGDAAAEAARGAAMQVAALKAKYVTRDEVPEDIVANERHIAEETARAEGKPEQALPKIIEGRVNGYFKDVVLTEQSSVQDSKKSVKAILDEAGVTIKRFVRFEVGASS; from the coding sequence ATGGCGAACTACACCGCCGCTGACGTCAAGCGGCTCCGCGAGCTCACCGGCTCCGGAATGATGGCCTGCAAGAACGCTCTCGCTGAGGCCGAGGGTGACTTCGACAAGGCTGTGGAGCAGCTGCGCATCAAGGGCGCCAAGGACGTGGGCAAGCGTGCCGAGCGCACCACGGCCGAGGGCCTGGTCGTCTCCAAGGACGGCGTCCTGCTCGAACTCGACTGCGAGACGGACTTCGTCGCGAAGAACGAGGACTTCCTGAAGCTCGCCGAGTCGATCGTCACGGTCGCCGCGGCAGCGAAGCCCGCCGACGTCGACGCCCTCAAGGCGCTCGAACTCGACGGCAAGACGGTCGACACCGTCATCCAGGAGCAGTCCGCGAAGATCGGCGAGAAGCTGGTCCTCAGCAAGATCGCCTCGTTCGACGGACCGGTCGCGGTCTACCTGCACAAGCGCAGCGCAGACCTGCCGCCCGCCGTCGGCGTCCTCGTCGAATACACCGGTGAGGGTGACGCTGCAGCGGAGGCCGCTCGCGGCGCCGCGATGCAGGTCGCGGCGCTCAAGGCCAAGTACGTCACGCGTGACGAGGTCCCCGAGGACATCGTCGCCAACGAGCGTCACATCGCCGAGGAGACCGCTCGCGCCGAGGGCAAGCCGGAGCAGGCTCTGCCGAAGATCATCGAAGGCCGCGTCAACGGTTACTTCAAGGACGTCGTGCTGACCGAGCAGTCCTCGGTCCAGGACTCCAAGAAGTCCGTCAAGGCAATCCTCGACGAGGCCGGCGTGACCATCAAGCGTTTCGTCCGCTTCGAGGTCGGCGCTTCGAGCTAG
- a CDS encoding MinD/ParA family protein, with translation MDREDVTRPQPSWLNDGGAAPADPWGQQSWADPDPEPSPHQVTNQDLVADALLKRARTAPSRGWRRGLHRLTGGTLNPGESAGAARDAALLARIRQPIHGDYRIAFLSLKGGVGKTTTTIGLGSTFASLRGDCVIAVDANPDFGTLAQRVPIQTHSTVRDLIAAESTIRRYSDVRAHTSQAPSRLEVLASEQDPAISEAFSEDDYRRVIDILQVYYNIILTDCGTGIMHSAMNGILQLANSLVLVSSPAIDGARSAAATLDWLQHHGYGHLVSRTVVVISAARPGSSMIDMTELTNHFLLRCRAVKVVPFDEHLAEGAVVDLDLLRPETRKAFVELAAMVADDFPESAGRHAVAEWR, from the coding sequence GTGGATCGCGAAGACGTGACTCGACCGCAGCCGTCCTGGTTGAACGACGGCGGCGCCGCGCCGGCGGATCCGTGGGGGCAGCAGTCGTGGGCCGATCCCGATCCGGAACCGAGCCCGCATCAGGTGACCAACCAGGATCTGGTGGCGGATGCGCTGTTGAAGCGCGCTCGCACGGCGCCGAGTCGAGGGTGGCGACGCGGGCTGCACCGACTCACCGGGGGAACGCTGAATCCGGGTGAGTCGGCAGGCGCGGCGCGTGACGCGGCGCTTCTCGCCCGCATTCGGCAGCCCATCCACGGTGACTACCGGATCGCGTTCCTGTCCTTGAAGGGTGGTGTCGGCAAGACGACGACCACGATCGGGCTGGGATCTACGTTCGCGTCGTTGCGGGGTGACTGCGTGATCGCGGTCGACGCCAACCCCGATTTCGGGACGCTCGCGCAGCGGGTGCCGATCCAGACGCATTCGACCGTCCGCGACCTGATCGCGGCGGAGTCGACGATCCGGCGGTATTCGGATGTGCGCGCGCACACATCGCAGGCGCCGAGCCGCCTCGAGGTGCTTGCGAGCGAGCAGGATCCGGCGATCTCCGAGGCGTTCAGCGAGGACGACTACCGGCGGGTTATCGACATCCTGCAGGTGTACTACAACATCATCCTCACCGACTGTGGCACGGGCATCATGCATTCGGCGATGAACGGCATTCTGCAACTCGCCAATTCGCTCGTGCTGGTGAGTTCGCCGGCGATCGACGGTGCCCGCAGCGCCGCCGCCACGCTGGACTGGTTGCAGCACCACGGGTACGGGCATCTCGTGTCGCGGACCGTGGTCGTGATCAGTGCGGCCCGGCCGGGGTCGAGCATGATCGACATGACGGAACTGACCAACCACTTCCTGCTCCGGTGCCGGGCGGTGAAGGTGGTGCCGTTCGACGAGCATCTCGCCGAGGGGGCGGTGGTCGATCTGGATCTGCTGCGGCCCGAGACCCGGAAGGCATTCGTCGAACTCGCGGCGATGGTGGCGGACGATTTCCCCGAGTCGGCGGGCAGGCATGCCGTAGCGGAATGGCGTTAG
- the rpsB gene encoding 30S ribosomal protein S2, with translation MAVVTMKQLLDSGTHFGHQTRRWNPKMKRFIFTDRNGIYIIDLQQTLTYIDKAYEFVKETVAHGGTVLFVGTKKQAQESIAAEATRVGMPYVNQRWLGGMLTNFSTVHKRLLRLKELEAMEQTGGFEGRTKKEILMLTREMTKLDRTLGGIRDMAKVPSAVWVVDTNKEHLAVAEARKLNIPVIAILDTNCDPDLVDYPIPGNDDAIRSAALLTKVVASAVAEGVQARAGLSADKDAKPEAGAGEPLAEWEQELLSQAAPAAEAAPAAEAAPAAEAEAAPAAEAPAAEAPSTEA, from the coding sequence ATGGCTGTCGTAACAATGAAGCAGCTGCTCGACAGCGGCACGCACTTCGGTCACCAGACTCGTCGCTGGAACCCGAAGATGAAGCGGTTCATCTTCACCGACCGCAACGGCATCTACATCATCGACTTGCAGCAGACGCTGACGTACATCGACAAGGCGTACGAATTCGTCAAGGAGACCGTTGCCCACGGCGGCACGGTCCTCTTCGTCGGCACCAAGAAGCAGGCCCAGGAGTCCATCGCGGCCGAGGCCACTCGCGTCGGGATGCCCTACGTCAACCAGCGTTGGCTCGGCGGCATGCTCACCAACTTCAGCACCGTCCACAAGCGTCTTCTCCGCCTCAAGGAGCTCGAGGCAATGGAGCAGACCGGTGGTTTCGAGGGTCGCACCAAGAAGGAAATCCTCATGCTCACGCGTGAGATGACCAAGCTGGACCGCACTCTCGGTGGTATCCGCGACATGGCCAAGGTTCCGTCCGCCGTGTGGGTCGTCGACACCAACAAGGAGCACCTGGCGGTCGCCGAGGCTCGCAAGCTGAACATCCCGGTCATCGCGATCCTGGACACCAACTGCGACCCCGACCTCGTCGACTACCCGATCCCGGGCAACGACGACGCCATCCGTAGCGCAGCCCTGCTCACCAAGGTCGTCGCGTCCGCGGTGGCCGAGGGCGTGCAGGCCCGTGCCGGACTGAGCGCCGACAAGGACGCGAAGCCCGAGGCCGGCGCCGGCGAACCCCTCGCCGAGTGGGAGCAGGAACTGCTCTCGCAGGCAGCGCCCGCAGCAGAGGCCGCTCCCGCAGCAGAGGCCGCTCCCGCAGCTGAGGCAGAGGCGGCTCCGGCTGCCGAGGCCCCCGCAGCAGAGGCACCCTCCACCGAGGCCTGA
- the frr gene encoding ribosome recycling factor, with translation MIDEALFEAEEKMEKAVTVAKDDLGSIRTGRANPGMFNRIGIDYYGAFTPITQLASINVPEARLVVVKPYEASQLNAIETAIRNSDLGVNPSNDGNLIRISVPQLTEERRRELVKQAKSKGEDAKVSVRNVRRKAMDELSRIQKDGEAGEDEVGRAEKELDKTTARYVAQVDELVKHKEAELLEV, from the coding sequence GTGATTGATGAAGCTCTCTTCGAAGCCGAGGAGAAGATGGAAAAGGCTGTCACGGTGGCCAAGGACGATCTCGGATCGATCCGCACGGGCCGCGCGAATCCTGGCATGTTCAACCGCATCGGAATCGACTACTACGGCGCGTTCACCCCGATCACCCAGCTCGCGAGTATCAACGTGCCGGAAGCGCGACTCGTCGTCGTCAAGCCGTACGAGGCCTCGCAGCTGAACGCCATCGAGACGGCGATCCGGAACTCCGACCTGGGCGTGAACCCGTCCAACGACGGAAACCTTATCCGCATCTCCGTTCCCCAGCTCACCGAGGAACGCCGCCGCGAACTGGTGAAGCAGGCCAAGTCCAAGGGTGAGGACGCGAAGGTGTCCGTGCGCAACGTGCGCCGCAAGGCGATGGACGAGCTGTCCCGGATCCAGAAGGACGGCGAGGCCGGCGAGGACGAGGTGGGGCGCGCCGAGAAGGAACTCGACAAGACGACCGCCCGGTACGTCGCACAGGTCGACGAGCTGGTGAAGCACAAGGAAGCCGAGTTGCTCGAAGTTTAG
- the pyrH gene encoding UMP kinase has translation MSEPANERPGFDRVLLKLGGEMFGGGKVGLDPDVVTKVAEQIAGVVRSGVQVAVVIGGGNFFRGAELQQRGLDRARSDYMGMLGTVMNCLALQDFLEKEGIDSRVQTAITMGQVAEPYIPLRAQRHLEKGRVVIFGAGMGMPYFSTDTTAAQRALEIGAEVVLMAKAVDGVFTADPNLDPDATMYTQITHREVIEQGLKVADATAFSLCMDNEMPIMVFNLLTEGNIARAVSGEKIGTLVKS, from the coding sequence ATGTCCGAACCTGCCAACGAACGTCCGGGATTCGATCGAGTCCTTCTCAAACTCGGCGGAGAAATGTTCGGTGGTGGCAAGGTCGGCCTCGACCCCGACGTGGTGACCAAGGTCGCTGAGCAGATCGCCGGAGTCGTGCGATCCGGGGTCCAGGTGGCGGTCGTCATCGGTGGCGGCAATTTCTTCCGTGGCGCGGAACTGCAGCAGCGAGGCCTGGACCGCGCGCGTTCCGACTACATGGGCATGCTCGGCACCGTGATGAATTGCCTTGCTCTGCAAGACTTCCTGGAGAAGGAAGGCATCGACAGCCGCGTCCAGACGGCGATCACGATGGGGCAGGTGGCGGAGCCCTACATTCCGCTGCGCGCGCAGCGTCACCTCGAGAAGGGACGCGTCGTGATCTTCGGTGCCGGCATGGGAATGCCGTACTTCTCGACCGATACCACCGCCGCGCAGCGCGCGCTCGAGATCGGCGCCGAGGTGGTGCTGATGGCCAAGGCCGTCGACGGCGTGTTCACCGCCGACCCCAACCTCGACCCGGACGCCACGATGTACACGCAGATCACCCACCGTGAGGTCATCGAACAGGGTTTGAAGGTGGCCGACGCGACCGCGTTCAGCCTGTGTATGGACAACGAGATGCCGATCATGGTGTTCAATCTGCTGACCGAGGGGAATATCGCTCGGGCGGTGTCCGGTGAGAAGATCGGAACGCTCGTCAAGTCATGA
- a CDS encoding CaiB/BaiF CoA-transferase family protein, translating to MTTHAPPSSAPIEVPEGALDGLRVLELGTLIAGPYCGRLLGDMGADVIKIEAPDRPDPLRDWGQAEGGHQYFWSVHARNKRCVNLDLRTEAGRRIFLDLAARADVVVESFRPGTLERWGLGYDVLRKVSPRLVLARVSGYGQTGPYATRPGYASVAEGISGLRHLNGFPGQAPPRLALSLGDSLAGMFAFQGVLAALIARERTGRGQVVDAALTEAALAIQESTVPDYHKTGHIRQPSGTRLDRVAPSNLYRTQDGLWIIIAANQDTLFARLAAAMGRPDLATDARYATHTARGEHQDELDTLIAEWAAGFPAADLIELLTKFEVVTGPVNTVAEVMADPQFNARNIFVDHVDPSVGPDDDGFDPEPVKGVGVIPRLSETAGGVRWGGPSRPGTHTDEVLADLLGYDADHLACLRAQGTIS from the coding sequence ATGACAACGCATGCGCCGCCCTCGTCCGCCCCCATCGAGGTCCCGGAGGGAGCACTCGACGGCCTCCGGGTACTCGAATTGGGCACCTTGATCGCCGGTCCGTACTGCGGACGTCTCCTCGGCGACATGGGGGCCGACGTCATCAAGATCGAGGCCCCGGATCGCCCCGACCCGCTGCGGGACTGGGGCCAGGCCGAGGGCGGTCACCAGTACTTCTGGTCGGTTCACGCCCGCAACAAGCGGTGCGTGAACCTCGACCTCCGGACCGAGGCAGGCCGGCGGATCTTTCTCGACCTCGCCGCCAGGGCCGATGTCGTCGTAGAAAGTTTCCGACCCGGCACCCTCGAGCGCTGGGGCCTCGGCTACGACGTCCTCCGGAAGGTCTCCCCACGTCTGGTCCTGGCCCGGGTCTCCGGATACGGACAGACCGGGCCCTACGCCACGCGTCCCGGCTACGCCTCGGTCGCCGAAGGCATCAGCGGGTTGCGTCATCTCAACGGATTTCCCGGTCAGGCGCCACCGCGGCTCGCCCTCTCGCTCGGCGACAGCCTCGCCGGCATGTTCGCATTCCAGGGCGTCCTCGCCGCGCTGATCGCGCGCGAGCGCACCGGGCGCGGGCAGGTCGTCGACGCCGCTCTCACCGAGGCCGCGCTCGCCATCCAGGAGTCGACCGTCCCGGACTATCACAAGACGGGTCACATTCGGCAACCGTCCGGGACTCGCCTCGACCGCGTCGCCCCGTCCAACCTGTACCGGACCCAGGACGGGCTGTGGATCATCATCGCGGCCAACCAGGACACTCTGTTCGCGCGCCTGGCCGCCGCAATGGGCCGACCCGACCTGGCGACCGATGCCCGATACGCCACCCACACGGCGCGCGGCGAACACCAGGACGAACTCGACACGCTGATCGCAGAGTGGGCGGCCGGCTTCCCCGCCGCCGACTTGATCGAGTTGCTGACCAAGTTCGAGGTCGTCACGGGACCGGTCAACACCGTCGCCGAAGTGATGGCCGACCCACAGTTCAACGCTCGCAACATCTTCGTCGACCACGTCGATCCGTCCGTCGGGCCCGACGACGACGGATTCGACCCGGAACCCGTGAAGGGCGTCGGGGTGATACCGCGACTCAGCGAGACCGCAGGCGGGGTCCGCTGGGGCGGGCCCAGCCGGCCCGGCACCCACACCGACGAGGTGCTCGCCGATCTCCTCGGCTACGACGCCGACCATCTCGCCTGCCTGCGCGCACAGGGCACCATCTCGTGA
- a CDS encoding multidrug effflux MFS transporter, translating to MLGVLALLSAIAPLATDMYLPGLPLMTESLNTSAPSVQLTLTTFMAGLGIGQLVVGPLSDGLGRRRLLMGATVVTTLAAMACALSPTVEILIAARLFQGLSGGAAIVLARACIADRARGDNAARLFSIMMIIGGVAPVVAPLLGGALLGPVGWRGIFWVLTVAGIVMFAGVLILVPETLPVEHRHGGGLAALVHNLRYVVGNRVYLGYAFTFMFGFVALFSYISASPFVVQNVLGFSPGQFSMVFAANAAGMVGAAIVNTRLVGTFHARQLLGFGVTLLLAAGIVLLLAATLVDSPQWWAILVPLFVSVSSIGFVMGNATALAQGEVTRASGTGSALLGAGQFGLAAVVSPLVGIAGPDTAVPMAVAIPAAGAVAMTSLLVLTRRTHTS from the coding sequence ATGTTGGGTGTCCTGGCGTTGTTGTCCGCGATCGCCCCGCTGGCCACGGACATGTATCTCCCCGGTCTGCCCCTGATGACCGAGAGCCTGAACACGTCGGCGCCGAGCGTTCAGCTGACTCTGACCACGTTCATGGCAGGACTCGGCATCGGCCAGCTCGTGGTCGGACCACTGTCCGACGGCCTCGGACGACGGCGTCTGCTGATGGGCGCCACCGTGGTGACGACGCTCGCGGCAATGGCCTGCGCCCTGTCCCCCACCGTCGAAATCCTCATCGCTGCACGACTTTTCCAGGGGCTCAGCGGCGGTGCCGCGATCGTGCTCGCCCGTGCCTGCATCGCGGACCGGGCCCGTGGCGACAACGCCGCCCGGCTCTTCAGCATCATGATGATCATCGGCGGGGTCGCGCCGGTGGTGGCCCCGCTGCTCGGTGGCGCCCTGCTCGGTCCCGTCGGCTGGCGAGGAATCTTCTGGGTGCTCACCGTCGCCGGGATCGTGATGTTCGCCGGAGTGCTGATCCTGGTCCCGGAGACGCTTCCCGTCGAGCACCGGCACGGCGGCGGTCTCGCGGCGCTGGTCCACAATCTGCGGTACGTGGTCGGCAACCGGGTGTACCTCGGCTATGCGTTCACGTTCATGTTCGGGTTCGTCGCACTCTTCTCGTACATCTCCGCGTCACCGTTCGTCGTGCAGAACGTGCTCGGTTTCAGTCCGGGGCAGTTCTCCATGGTGTTCGCCGCGAACGCCGCAGGCATGGTGGGCGCCGCGATCGTCAACACCAGACTCGTCGGTACGTTCCATGCCCGGCAGCTGCTCGGATTCGGGGTGACGCTGCTCCTCGCCGCCGGCATCGTATTGCTGCTCGCCGCGACGCTCGTCGACTCCCCACAGTGGTGGGCGATCCTCGTTCCGTTGTTCGTCTCGGTGTCGAGCATCGGTTTCGTGATGGGCAACGCCACGGCCCTCGCGCAGGGTGAGGTGACCCGGGCGTCGGGTACCGGGTCCGCGCTCCTCGGAGCCGGTCAGTTCGGTCTCGCCGCGGTGGTCTCACCGCTCGTCGGCATAGCCGGCCCCGACACGGCCGTGCCGATGGCGGTGGCGATCCCCGCCGCCGGAGCCGTGGCCATGACGTCGTTGCTGGTGCTGACGCGGCGGACGCACACGTCGTGA
- a CDS encoding siderophore-interacting protein, producing the protein MAKPTATLTVIRTEWLTPHMVRVILGDPGFDSFVPNAFTDAYAKLEFGSPGEPVLRTYTIRSVDPAAREVAIDFVVHGDAGVAGPWAASAAAGDVLRLRGPGGAFAPDRDVDWYLLAGDETAIPAISAAVEKLDASAVGRVIIEVAGPEDEIAFDSPAGVDVTWIHRGDTADRAGEEVSGDNAPLVAAVRDISWLPGTVQVFIHGEAQAVMHNLRSYVRKERGVPASAASISGYWRRGRTEEGFRVWKSELAASEGASR; encoded by the coding sequence GTGGCAAAGCCGACCGCGACACTGACCGTGATCCGGACCGAGTGGCTGACCCCGCACATGGTGCGGGTGATCCTCGGCGACCCGGGATTCGACAGTTTCGTTCCCAACGCCTTCACCGACGCGTACGCGAAACTCGAGTTCGGAAGCCCCGGCGAGCCGGTCCTGCGGACGTACACGATCCGGTCCGTCGACCCCGCGGCACGGGAGGTCGCCATCGACTTCGTGGTGCACGGCGACGCCGGGGTCGCGGGACCGTGGGCGGCGTCCGCGGCGGCAGGTGACGTTCTCCGCCTCCGCGGTCCCGGTGGGGCGTTCGCACCGGACCGCGACGTCGACTGGTACTTGCTCGCGGGCGACGAGACGGCGATCCCCGCGATCTCCGCGGCCGTCGAGAAGCTCGACGCGTCGGCTGTGGGACGAGTGATCATCGAGGTCGCCGGCCCCGAGGACGAAATCGCCTTCGACTCGCCCGCGGGCGTCGACGTCACCTGGATCCACCGCGGTGACACCGCGGACCGGGCCGGCGAGGAGGTGTCGGGGGACAACGCGCCCCTCGTCGCGGCGGTGCGCGACATCAGCTGGCTGCCCGGAACTGTTCAGGTGTTCATCCACGGCGAGGCGCAGGCCGTGATGCACAATCTGCGGTCCTACGTGCGCAAGGAACGCGGCGTTCCGGCGTCGGCGGCGTCGATCTCGGGGTACTGGCGTCGTGGCCGCACCGAGGAGGGCTTCCGGGTGTGGAAGTCCGAGCTCGCCGCGAGCGAGGGTGCCTCCCGTTGA
- a CDS encoding VOC family protein, whose amino-acid sequence MSASNSKYDLRGINHLALVCSDMRRTIDFYSGTLGMPLVKTIELPGNLGQHFFFDCGNGNTIAFFWLADAPDAAPGLAAPKGLPDEGELASAVGSMNHVAFAVPPQQFDEYYSRFQAEGIKVSRVLNHDDSRAGVSRDVHQGTFVRSFYFQDPDGVLLEFACWTRTFTDADVSHEPKTAADRRVPAAY is encoded by the coding sequence ATGAGCGCTTCGAACTCGAAGTACGACCTTCGCGGCATCAACCACCTCGCGCTGGTGTGCTCGGACATGCGACGCACCATCGATTTCTACTCGGGCACCCTGGGGATGCCGCTGGTCAAGACCATCGAGTTGCCCGGAAATCTGGGGCAGCACTTCTTCTTCGACTGCGGTAACGGCAACACCATTGCGTTCTTCTGGCTGGCCGACGCCCCCGACGCCGCGCCCGGTCTCGCCGCGCCCAAGGGTCTGCCCGACGAGGGCGAACTCGCCAGTGCGGTGGGATCGATGAACCACGTCGCGTTCGCAGTGCCGCCGCAGCAGTTCGACGAGTACTACTCCCGGTTCCAGGCCGAGGGGATCAAGGTGAGCCGCGTGCTCAACCACGACGACAGTCGCGCCGGCGTGTCGCGCGACGTGCACCAGGGAACCTTCGTGCGTTCGTTCTACTTCCAGGACCCTGACGGTGTTCTGCTCGAATTCGCCTGCTGGACGAGGACCTTCACCGACGCCGATGTGTCGCACGAACCGAAGACCGCCGCCGACCGGCGCGTGCCCGCCGCATACTGA
- a CDS encoding TetR/AcrR family transcriptional regulator, whose translation MAKSSVNTPSATPSAPATVETLTARGRKTRDALLDAAQKVFETVGFPDTRVEQIAQEANVAYGTFYRYFESKEEVFRELSTRLFEDVHRREPADADLSPSEKLVASNRSYYQAYRRNARMMAIVEQVSTFNDEFRELRHEHRRQLIDRTSRAIARWQQDGLATATLDPVLAARAMAAMVDHTLYLWLIQGDEADEEALLDTLDQMCLGALGLDRG comes from the coding sequence GTGGCCAAGTCATCTGTCAATACCCCGTCCGCGACCCCGTCGGCGCCGGCAACGGTCGAGACGCTCACCGCCCGAGGTCGCAAGACCCGCGACGCGCTGCTCGACGCCGCACAGAAGGTGTTCGAGACAGTCGGATTCCCCGACACACGCGTAGAACAGATCGCCCAGGAGGCGAACGTCGCGTACGGAACCTTTTACCGATACTTCGAGTCGAAGGAAGAGGTGTTCCGGGAGTTGAGCACCCGACTGTTCGAGGACGTGCACCGACGGGAACCTGCCGATGCCGATCTGTCCCCGTCCGAGAAGCTGGTCGCCTCCAACCGCTCGTACTACCAGGCATACCGGCGGAACGCCCGGATGATGGCGATCGTCGAACAGGTCTCGACGTTCAACGACGAGTTCCGCGAACTGCGCCACGAGCACCGCCGTCAATTGATCGACCGGACGTCCCGGGCCATCGCGCGGTGGCAGCAGGACGGCCTGGCCACCGCCACCCTCGACCCGGTCCTCGCCGCGCGTGCCATGGCCGCCATGGTCGATCACACCCTGTACCTGTGGTTGATCCAGGGCGATGAGGCCGACGAGGAAGCCCTTCTCGACACCCTCGATCAGATGTGCCTCGGCGCACTCGGACTGGACCGCGGGTGA
- a CDS encoding M23 family metallopeptidase yields the protein MDESPSIHRFFPAALVGPDVRDRRTMTRFGTILRALTATATATTVLTAATLLAPPADAAPTGDFDWPLHPRPRVVRPFDNPEHDWLPGHRGVDLGGVPDEAVLSAGAGVVVFAGTVAGKPVVSVDHPGGLRTTYEPVTARVSPGLRVGRGTVLGTLEPGHPGCISPVAACLHWGLRRDREYLDPLGLVRVAPVRLEPVGHRDRGG from the coding sequence GTGGACGAATCGCCGTCGATCCACAGATTCTTCCCGGCCGCCCTCGTCGGCCCGGACGTGCGGGATCGTCGAACCATGACGAGGTTCGGGACGATCCTGCGGGCGCTCACGGCGACGGCCACGGCCACCACCGTGCTGACCGCGGCGACCCTCCTCGCGCCGCCCGCCGACGCCGCACCGACCGGCGACTTCGACTGGCCGCTGCATCCGCGACCGCGGGTCGTGCGGCCGTTCGACAATCCGGAGCACGACTGGCTACCCGGCCACCGCGGCGTGGATCTGGGTGGGGTACCCGACGAGGCGGTGCTGTCGGCGGGGGCCGGTGTGGTGGTGTTCGCCGGCACGGTGGCGGGCAAACCCGTCGTCTCCGTCGACCATCCGGGCGGGCTCCGCACCACGTACGAACCGGTGACCGCCCGTGTCTCTCCCGGTCTACGCGTCGGACGCGGCACCGTCCTCGGGACGCTCGAGCCCGGTCACCCGGGCTGCATCTCCCCCGTCGCGGCGTGCCTGCACTGGGGTCTTCGCCGCGATCGCGAGTATCTCGACCCACTCGGACTCGTCCGGGTGGCACCGGTCCGGCTCGAACCCGTCGGGCATCGTGATCGCGGCGGCTAA